One part of the Thiothrix nivea DSM 5205 genome encodes these proteins:
- a CDS encoding 3D domain-containing protein: MLTVTRLLTVALLSIGLAGAAFAGKERPNNSLKVTATAYNSLSRQTDSTPNIAAWGDKLNPGMKAIAVSKDLLKQYGLSRGSKVKIKGLEGEYVVLDKMHPRWRKKIDIYMGKDRRKALRWGKRTVTIHW; this comes from the coding sequence ATGTTAACTGTAACACGTCTTCTAACAGTAGCGCTTCTGTCCATCGGTTTGGCCGGAGCCGCCTTCGCTGGAAAGGAGCGGCCAAACAACAGCCTTAAGGTAACCGCTACAGCCTATAACTCACTCTCCAGGCAAACTGACAGCACTCCAAACATCGCCGCATGGGGTGATAAATTAAACCCAGGGATGAAAGCCATTGCCGTTTCCAAAGACCTGCTCAAGCAGTATGGCCTTTCTCGTGGAAGCAAAGTAAAAATCAAGGGACTTGAAGGAGAATACGTCGTGCTGGATAAAATGCATCCACGCTGGCGTAAAAAGATTGATATTTATATGGGGAAAGACCGACGCAAAGCCCTGCGCTGGGGAAAGCGCACTGTCACCATTCACTGGTAA